A region from the Parafrankia discariae genome encodes:
- a CDS encoding P-loop NTPase family protein, with protein sequence MRRVLVVGASGAGKSTLARSIAERLNVPHVELDALYHGPGWEPRPAFRADVEEITGAPGWIVDGNYSAVRELLWARADTVVWLDLPRWLVEWQVVTRTARRVVCRTTLWNGNRERWRELLRASHPILWAWHKHGEYRVRYGARFADPVNGGKELVRLGSRREARRWVAALPPAPLDRAVR encoded by the coding sequence GTGCGCAGGGTACTGGTGGTGGGGGCGTCCGGAGCGGGGAAGTCGACACTCGCCCGAAGCATCGCGGAACGCCTGAACGTGCCGCATGTCGAGCTCGACGCGCTCTACCACGGCCCGGGCTGGGAGCCACGCCCCGCCTTCCGGGCCGACGTCGAGGAGATCACCGGCGCTCCGGGCTGGATCGTCGACGGCAACTACTCGGCCGTGCGTGAGCTCCTGTGGGCCAGGGCCGACACGGTCGTCTGGCTGGACCTGCCGCGCTGGCTGGTCGAATGGCAGGTTGTGACGAGGACGGCCCGCCGGGTGGTGTGCCGGACCACACTGTGGAACGGCAACCGGGAACGCTGGCGTGAGCTGCTGCGGGCCTCGCATCCGATCCTTTGGGCGTGGCACAAGCACGGTGAGTACCGGGTGCGCTACGGTGCCCGCTTCGCGGATCCGGTCAACGGCGGGAAGGAGCTGGTTCGGTTGGGTAGCCGCCGGGAGGCTCGGCGCTGGGTCGCCGCGCTGCCACCGGCGCCCCTCGATCGCGCCGTGCGATGA
- a CDS encoding cold-shock protein yields MSEGTVKWFNAEKGFGFISVDGGGPDVFAHFSSIVGDGYKSLEEGQRVSFDIEQGQKGPQAAKVQPLS; encoded by the coding sequence GTGTCAGAAGGTACTGTCAAGTGGTTCAACGCCGAGAAGGGCTTCGGCTTCATCTCAGTGGACGGCGGAGGGCCCGACGTCTTCGCCCACTTCTCGTCCATCGTGGGTGACGGCTACAAGTCGCTCGAAGAGGGGCAGCGCGTGTCCTTCGACATCGAGCAGGGGCAGAAGGGGCCGCAGGCCGCCAAGGTGCAGCCCCTCAGCTAG
- a CDS encoding helix-turn-helix transcriptional regulator, protein MTADDLWSTADIARRLGISADRARRLCARDDFPEPARSVAYFDLWRAGDVEAWLLEGRTTD, encoded by the coding sequence GTGACAGCCGATGACCTGTGGAGTACGGCGGACATCGCCCGTCGGCTGGGCATCTCGGCGGATCGGGCCCGGCGGCTGTGCGCTCGTGATGATTTTCCCGAGCCCGCCCGGTCTGTGGCCTATTTCGACCTGTGGCGGGCCGGTGACGTCGAGGCCTGGCTGCTGGAGGGTCGGACCACGGACTGA
- a CDS encoding DUF4232 domain-containing protein has protein sequence MRRPSDVVRRRWAVGVVLVAAVLPAACADSTDTAAGSPVISAGATGAAGSPPAAAVARCTAADLTATLDTAPADDPGQRQLNVTFANRSTAGCSLYGHPGAQLRSATGDTWDLVRSTLVSPTRIVLAPGERAHATLAYLPTDPGDGTGNPVFAPVTLVLTPPDERDPLSVPWARGPVLRQDGATHPGTYISALEPGS, from the coding sequence GTGCGACGACCGTCAGACGTGGTGCGCCGCCGGTGGGCGGTCGGTGTCGTGCTGGTCGCGGCCGTCCTTCCCGCGGCCTGCGCCGACTCGACCGACACGGCGGCGGGCTCCCCCGTGATCTCGGCGGGGGCCACGGGGGCCGCGGGCTCCCCGCCTGCCGCCGCGGTCGCGCGGTGCACCGCCGCGGACCTCACCGCGACGCTGGACACGGCGCCCGCCGACGATCCGGGCCAGCGACAGCTCAACGTGACCTTCGCCAACCGTTCCACCGCCGGGTGCTCCCTGTACGGGCACCCCGGCGCGCAGCTGCGGTCGGCGACCGGGGACACCTGGGACCTCGTGCGGTCCACCCTGGTCAGTCCCACCCGGATCGTCCTGGCGCCCGGCGAGCGGGCCCACGCGACGCTGGCCTACCTGCCGACCGACCCCGGCGACGGCACCGGCAACCCCGTCTTCGCTCCGGTCACCCTCGTCCTGACCCCGCCGGACGAGCGGGACCCGCTGTCGGTCCCGTGGGCGCGCGGACCCGTCCTGCGGCAGGACGGCGCCACCCACCCCGGCACGTACATCTCCGCGCTAGAGCCGGGCTCCTGA
- a CDS encoding hemerythrin domain-containing protein, giving the protein MARALIMDDLAGFVIAHAGMRQEFGRLARVARAPRDAGHAALIEEQIALTTDVLHCHHTGEDRDLWPLLRRRAPEAAGELDALAAEHESVDPLLAAAADTSVMLAERAEVLDALHERINTHLDHEEAVALPLMLDHLTLAEMEEIGRQALAEIGRRRAPAVFGWYSSGAHKELRTAALATVPPIPRFLFNRFWWPAYQRRFEALYGAAERALLGV; this is encoded by the coding sequence ATGGCCCGCGCACTGATCATGGATGACCTGGCCGGTTTCGTCATCGCGCACGCGGGGATGCGCCAGGAGTTCGGCCGGCTGGCCCGGGTCGCCCGCGCCCCGCGTGACGCCGGGCACGCCGCGCTGATCGAGGAGCAGATCGCGCTGACCACAGACGTCCTGCACTGCCACCACACCGGCGAGGACCGGGACCTGTGGCCGCTGCTGCGCCGGCGCGCGCCCGAGGCGGCCGGCGAGCTCGACGCCCTCGCCGCCGAGCACGAGTCCGTCGACCCGCTGCTGGCCGCGGCCGCCGACACCTCCGTGATGCTCGCCGAGCGGGCTGAGGTCCTCGACGCGCTGCACGAACGGATCAACACGCACCTGGACCACGAGGAGGCGGTAGCCCTGCCGCTCATGCTCGACCATCTGACCCTGGCCGAGATGGAGGAGATCGGGCGGCAGGCGCTCGCCGAGATCGGGCGGCGGCGGGCGCCCGCGGTGTTCGGGTGGTATTCGAGCGGCGCGCACAAGGAGCTGCGCACGGCCGCTCTGGCGACCGTTCCGCCCATCCCCCGGTTCCTGTTCAACCGGTTCTGGTGGCCGGCCTACCAGCGCCGTTTCGAGGCGCTCTACGGCGCCGCCGAGCGCGCCCTGCTGGGAGTCTGA
- a CDS encoding BTAD domain-containing putative transcriptional regulator — MRIQVLGPVEVLLGGVPLDLGPPKQRALLALLLAAGDTVIPVETIIERLWDGQPPASATASLQVYVSNLRRLLEPERDPRARATMLVTRAPGYALRTDTAEVDARRFVTALGTARGSLEAGRPGEALPVLDAALALWRGDAYADVRDASWIRPEAGRLEELRQSAGEDRARALVELGRHDEAAADLEALTARHPLRERAWGLFALALYRCGRSAEALAALRAARAHLAEELGVDPGPELAALELAVLRHDPALAWSGGVHEPPPAAPAPALSPAPPLPPEPAPPLPPEPAPPLPPAPAPAPAASGPFVGRDEALAALIAAIPAPSRRGRVVLVDGEPGVGKTRLVAELGRRGGVLTAWGACPEHEVAPALWPWEQSLRAVAAARPDVPVPPGVAALIDQRAQEPGGYDAAGARLRLYEGVAGYLAAAAPLVVVLDDLHWADVSSLRLLAHVGGVAPRGVLVIGTFRTHEAGALADTRAALARSGGERLHLDGLGDAAVRELMRASTGTDPGPETASALRARTAGNPFFIGELVRLRGPGRRDPEQAVLPDHVREVLSRRVARLPEPAAALLATAAVAGGEFDADVVAQVAGHTFETSLDLLDAALAAGLVVEAGDPLGRFRFSHALVREALDAGHSRLRRAHLHRRYGEVTAERYAGRPERAGEVARHWLAAAELGGETARSATEHAARAARAAADRLAPEDAAGYWQEALAAAELARADRGTRLELLLGLVGARYAAGQLNDGLEVVDRALDEAGDDPYLVVRVAEAAMGGSPWFPFPYGTDRGRLHRALERALGGLPAAGRDRALAVGCLGVLESHVGRMVEAERAGAVAVALAREVADDPVLLPRVLHLRSLTVTGVDHAEHRRACALELTSLPSTPPELLVGAQLTLVDGLVRSGQVARARAALDEADTMVTRLGSPTLAYQAAIMRAALLAFAGELEESADVATSAVGRLGLAAQNGVEASFVVNVVDRALQAGTLARLADTLVRSLASTGVEALRGPLALALAAAGRPEAGRAALAELRLPPRDYTWLGAVIMRLNAAVALGALDTVEEDIACLRPFSGELASLGTCTAVVGAVDSHLGEAYLALGDHAAAREHLTAALALLEANDSPYWTARAHQALAKCP; from the coding sequence GTGCGAATTCAGGTCCTCGGACCGGTAGAGGTGCTCCTGGGCGGTGTGCCGCTCGACCTCGGCCCGCCGAAACAGCGTGCGCTGCTCGCCCTTCTCCTGGCCGCCGGCGACACCGTCATCCCGGTCGAGACAATCATCGAACGGCTGTGGGACGGCCAGCCGCCGGCCAGCGCGACCGCCAGCCTGCAGGTGTACGTGTCGAATCTGCGCCGCCTGCTCGAGCCGGAGCGGGACCCGCGGGCGCGGGCGACCATGCTGGTGACCCGGGCGCCGGGGTACGCGCTGCGCACCGACACGGCGGAGGTCGACGCCCGGCGGTTCGTCACGGCGCTCGGCACGGCCCGCGGATCGCTGGAGGCCGGTCGGCCGGGCGAGGCGCTGCCTGTCCTCGACGCGGCACTGGCGCTGTGGCGCGGCGACGCCTACGCCGACGTGCGGGACGCGTCCTGGATCAGGCCGGAGGCCGGCCGCCTGGAGGAGCTGCGGCAGAGCGCCGGCGAGGACCGCGCGCGAGCGCTCGTCGAGCTGGGGCGGCACGACGAGGCCGCCGCCGACCTGGAGGCCCTGACCGCGCGCCATCCGCTCCGTGAGCGGGCCTGGGGGCTGTTCGCCCTCGCGCTCTACCGGTGCGGCCGATCGGCGGAGGCGCTCGCCGCGCTGCGGGCGGCGCGCGCCCACCTGGCCGAGGAGCTGGGCGTCGACCCCGGGCCGGAGCTCGCCGCCCTGGAACTGGCCGTCCTGCGCCACGACCCCGCGCTGGCCTGGTCCGGCGGCGTCCACGAGCCGCCCCCGGCGGCGCCGGCGCCCGCGCTGTCGCCCGCGCCACCGCTGCCGCCCGAGCCCGCGCCACCGCTGCCGCCCGAGCCCGCGCCACCGCTGCCGCCCGCGCCCGCGCCCGCGCCGGCCGCGTCCGGCCCGTTCGTGGGCCGTGACGAGGCGCTCGCGGCGCTGATCGCGGCGATCCCGGCGCCGTCCCGGCGTGGACGCGTGGTGCTGGTCGACGGCGAGCCGGGTGTCGGCAAGACGCGGCTCGTGGCGGAGCTGGGCCGCCGGGGCGGGGTGTTGACCGCCTGGGGGGCGTGCCCCGAGCACGAGGTGGCGCCGGCCCTGTGGCCCTGGGAGCAGAGCCTGCGCGCGGTGGCCGCCGCGCGGCCGGACGTCCCGGTGCCGCCCGGCGTGGCCGCACTGATCGACCAGCGCGCGCAGGAGCCCGGCGGGTACGACGCGGCCGGGGCCCGGCTGCGGCTGTACGAGGGGGTCGCCGGCTATCTGGCGGCGGCCGCGCCGTTGGTCGTCGTGCTCGACGACCTGCACTGGGCGGACGTCTCCTCGCTGCGGCTGCTGGCCCACGTCGGCGGGGTGGCGCCGCGGGGCGTGCTGGTGATCGGCACGTTCCGCACCCACGAGGCGGGCGCGTTGGCGGACACCCGCGCCGCGCTGGCCAGATCCGGCGGCGAGCGGCTCCACCTCGACGGGCTGGGCGACGCGGCCGTGCGCGAGCTGATGCGGGCCAGCACCGGCACGGACCCGGGGCCCGAGACGGCGAGCGCCCTGCGCGCCCGTACCGCGGGCAACCCGTTCTTCATCGGCGAGCTCGTCCGCCTGCGCGGGCCCGGCCGACGCGACCCGGAGCAGGCCGTGCTGCCCGATCACGTCCGCGAGGTGCTGTCCCGGCGGGTCGCGCGGCTGCCGGAGCCGGCCGCCGCGCTGCTCGCCACGGCCGCGGTCGCCGGCGGCGAGTTCGACGCGGACGTCGTCGCGCAGGTCGCCGGGCATACCTTCGAGACCTCCCTCGATCTCCTCGACGCCGCGCTCGCCGCCGGGCTCGTCGTCGAGGCCGGCGATCCGCTGGGCCGGTTCCGGTTCTCCCACGCGCTGGTCCGCGAGGCGCTCGACGCCGGGCACTCCCGGCTGCGCCGCGCGCATCTGCACCGCCGGTACGGCGAGGTCACCGCCGAGCGGTACGCCGGACGTCCCGAGCGGGCCGGCGAGGTCGCGCGGCACTGGCTGGCCGCAGCCGAGCTCGGCGGCGAGACGGCCCGTTCCGCGACGGAGCACGCCGCCCGCGCGGCGCGCGCGGCGGCCGACCGGCTCGCGCCCGAGGACGCGGCCGGCTACTGGCAGGAGGCGCTGGCCGCGGCCGAGCTGGCGCGGGCCGACCGCGGCACCCGCCTGGAGCTTCTGCTCGGCCTGGTCGGCGCCCGCTACGCGGCGGGCCAGCTCAACGACGGGCTGGAAGTGGTGGACCGGGCCCTCGACGAGGCCGGCGACGATCCGTACCTGGTCGTCCGGGTCGCCGAGGCCGCGATGGGTGGCTCTCCGTGGTTCCCGTTCCCCTACGGCACCGACCGCGGCCGGCTGCACCGCGCGCTCGAGCGGGCGCTCGGCGGTCTGCCGGCCGCCGGCCGCGACCGGGCACTGGCGGTCGGGTGCCTCGGGGTGCTCGAATCCCACGTCGGACGGATGGTCGAGGCCGAGCGGGCCGGTGCGGTGGCCGTGGCCCTGGCCCGGGAGGTCGCCGACGACCCGGTGCTGCTGCCACGGGTGCTGCACCTGCGCAGCCTCACCGTGACCGGGGTCGACCACGCCGAGCACCGGCGCGCGTGCGCGCTCGAGCTGACGTCCCTGCCGTCGACACCACCGGAACTGCTGGTCGGCGCCCAGCTGACCCTCGTCGACGGCCTGGTCCGCTCCGGGCAGGTCGCGCGGGCGCGGGCCGCGCTGGACGAGGCCGACACGATGGTCACCAGGCTCGGCTCGCCGACTCTCGCCTACCAGGCGGCGATCATGCGAGCGGCGCTGCTGGCCTTCGCGGGCGAGCTCGAGGAGTCCGCCGACGTGGCGACCAGCGCCGTCGGGCGGCTCGGGCTGGCCGCGCAGAACGGGGTCGAGGCCTCGTTCGTCGTGAACGTCGTCGACCGGGCCCTCCAGGCCGGCACGCTGGCCCGGCTGGCCGACACGCTGGTGCGCTCGCTGGCCTCCACCGGCGTCGAGGCCCTGCGCGGGCCGCTGGCCCTGGCCCTCGCCGCTGCCGGGCGTCCCGAGGCCGGTCGCGCCGCGCTCGCCGAGCTGCGGCTGCCGCCGCGGGACTACACCTGGCTCGGGGCCGTCATCATGCGGCTGAACGCCGCGGTGGCCCTCGGCGCCCTGGACACCGTCGAGGAGGACATCGCCTGCCTGCGGCCCTTCTCCGGCGAGCTGGCGAGCCTGGGCACCTGCACGGCGGTCGTCGGGGCCGTCGACAGCCACCTGGGCGAGGCCTACCTGGCGCTCGGCGACCATGCGGCGGCCCGGGAGCACCTGACCGCGGCGCTCGCCCTGCTCGAGGCGAACGACTCCCCCTACTGGACGGCAAGAGCGCACCAAGCACTTGCCAAGTGCCCGTAA
- a CDS encoding phenylalanine 4-monooxygenase, which yields MFEEAQYFAPVVEKADGQVEVRLASSHPGAADREYQARRNQIAQLALRWRPGQPVPRVAYTEAEHAVWRLVTGELALAYRGCACAEFLRGAARLGLPADRIPQLDEVSGPLRELTGFRYVPAAGLVGLREFYGSLADGVFHATQYLRHHTVPFYTPEPDVIHEVVGHANALASDRFAALYRAAGAAARRAGSTDALQFISKVFWFTLEFGTVYENGDLKAYGAGILSSYGEMEEFRSVQVRPLDIAAMGTTDYDITRYQPVLYAADSFDQVEDVVGGFFTGCDDTSIAGLRMTAID from the coding sequence GTGTTCGAGGAGGCGCAGTATTTCGCCCCTGTCGTGGAAAAGGCGGACGGGCAGGTCGAAGTCCGCCTGGCCAGCTCCCATCCGGGGGCGGCCGACCGCGAATACCAGGCCCGGCGTAATCAGATCGCCCAGCTCGCCCTGCGGTGGCGCCCCGGGCAGCCCGTTCCGCGGGTGGCGTACACCGAGGCCGAGCACGCGGTCTGGCGACTGGTCACCGGTGAGCTGGCGCTGGCCTACCGGGGGTGTGCCTGCGCCGAGTTCCTGCGCGGCGCGGCGCGCCTCGGCCTGCCCGCCGACCGGATCCCGCAGCTCGACGAGGTGAGCGGGCCGCTGCGCGAACTGACCGGTTTCCGTTATGTGCCCGCGGCCGGCCTCGTCGGGTTGCGGGAGTTCTACGGCTCGCTCGCCGACGGCGTCTTCCACGCCACGCAGTACCTGCGGCACCACACGGTGCCCTTCTACACCCCGGAACCCGATGTCATCCACGAGGTCGTCGGGCACGCGAACGCGCTGGCCAGCGACCGGTTCGCCGCGTTGTACCGGGCGGCCGGCGCGGCGGCCCGCCGCGCCGGGTCGACCGACGCGCTGCAGTTCATCTCCAAGGTCTTCTGGTTCACGCTGGAGTTCGGCACGGTCTACGAGAACGGTGATCTCAAGGCCTACGGCGCGGGAATCCTCTCCTCGTACGGAGAAATGGAGGAGTTCCGCTCCGTCCAGGTCCGCCCGCTGGACATCGCGGCCATGGGAACGACCGACTACGACATCACGAGATACCAGCCGGTGCTGTACGCGGCTGATTCCTTCGACCAGGTCGAGGATGTCGTCGGCGGCTTCTTCACCGGCTGCGACGACACCTCGATCGCGGGGCTTCGCATGACCGCGATCGACTGA
- a CDS encoding Dyp-type peroxidase, with product MTQTGIFGLGTPEHCYLEFDLRDGASVAELVKAVAALTGPLSTGGGVNLVVGFRPELWALVEPGGLPPGARGFAEPVVGVEGFRMPATQHDAWVWVAGGDRTAVFNNTRDVVAALAGIATVVSEVTGWLYQHDRDLTGFIDGTENPSLLEAAAVAVVAEGAGAGSSVVLIQQWRHDSDSFQALPVEEQEQVIGRTKADSTELAEDVMPPTSHVSRTVVEEDGAELKIFRRNTAFGTVTDHGTMFVGFSSEQRRLEIMLRRMAGSDDGLRDALTRYTTPVSGAYYFVPAVPALARFAPEDEDG from the coding sequence GTGACGCAGACGGGAATCTTCGGCCTCGGCACGCCGGAGCACTGCTACCTGGAGTTCGATCTCCGTGACGGCGCGTCAGTCGCGGAGTTGGTGAAGGCGGTCGCCGCCCTGACCGGCCCGCTGTCGACCGGCGGCGGGGTCAACCTCGTCGTCGGTTTCCGCCCGGAGCTGTGGGCGCTCGTCGAGCCCGGCGGGCTGCCGCCGGGTGCGCGCGGCTTCGCCGAGCCCGTGGTGGGCGTCGAGGGCTTCCGGATGCCCGCCACCCAGCACGACGCGTGGGTCTGGGTCGCGGGAGGTGACCGCACCGCCGTCTTCAACAACACGCGGGATGTCGTCGCCGCGCTGGCCGGGATCGCGACGGTTGTCAGTGAGGTCACCGGGTGGCTGTACCAGCACGACCGTGACCTGACGGGGTTCATCGACGGCACGGAGAACCCCTCGCTGCTCGAGGCCGCCGCCGTCGCCGTGGTGGCGGAGGGCGCCGGAGCCGGCAGCAGTGTCGTCCTGATCCAGCAGTGGCGGCACGACTCGGACAGCTTCCAGGCGCTCCCCGTGGAGGAGCAGGAGCAGGTGATCGGCCGCACCAAGGCCGACAGCACCGAACTCGCCGAGGACGTGATGCCACCGACCTCGCACGTCTCCCGGACGGTCGTCGAGGAGGACGGCGCCGAGCTGAAGATCTTCCGCCGGAACACCGCCTTCGGCACGGTCACCGACCACGGCACCATGTTCGTCGGCTTCAGCAGTGAGCAGCGGCGCCTGGAGATCATGCTGCGGCGGATGGCCGGCAGCGACGACGGCCTGCGCGACGCGCTCACCCGCTACACGACGCCCGTCAGCGGCGCCTACTACTTCGTTCCGGCGGTGCCGGCTCTGGCCAGGTTCGCACCCGAGGACGAGGACGGCTGA
- a CDS encoding MEKHLA domain-containing protein — protein MTIGSAWTRRRGRSWARPRRPTRIPHRPAAADSRNVDPRSWIVWPWTSAALRSRLPVDAPEFEYTWDEFVGLPSRLSAQADSRDARRRLMDGVLLRGYARDYRGERTARSGRRFWIEDTTIWNLLDTEGVLHGQAALIRGWSDV, from the coding sequence AGACGGCGCGGTAGATCCTGGGCACGGCCGCGCCGCCCGACCCGCATCCCCCACCGGCCTGCCGCGGCGGACTCCCGTAATGTCGATCCTCGCTCTTGGATCGTCTGGCCTTGGACGTCGGCCGCCCTTCGTTCCCGCCTCCCGGTCGATGCCCCAGAATTCGAATACACCTGGGACGAGTTCGTCGGACTGCCGTCCCGGCTGTCCGCCCAGGCCGACAGCCGGGACGCGCGCCGGCGGCTGATGGACGGCGTCCTGCTGCGCGGCTACGCCAGGGACTACCGCGGCGAACGCACCGCGCGGTCGGGCCGCCGTTTCTGGATCGAGGACACGACGATCTGGAACCTCCTCGACACCGAGGGCGTGCTCCACGGGCAGGCCGCACTCATCCGCGGCTGGTCCGACGTCTGA